The following proteins come from a genomic window of Nitrospirota bacterium:
- a CDS encoding cobyrinate a,c-diamide synthase, with the protein MALLIAGTHSGCGKSTVTLGVMAALRAGGLTVQGFKAGPDFIDPGLHTLVTGRPSRNLDLWMCGEKYVRRTLGRHAAGADAVVVEGVMGLYDGEERSTAALARAIGTEVVLVVDAYGMAESAGALVRGFHGHGLPLRGVIFNRVGSPRHEERLRSSVKEVEVLGSLPREARFAIPERHLGLVVAEERPLDEAALSSLAGAVSDNIDMARLGELARPAPLDYPTNDSRGPSVRLAVARDRAFCFYYEDNLDLLREAGAEVVFFSPLRDAELPPSADALYLGGGYPEVHAGELSANEPMRRAIRRWVEAGNPLYAECGGLLYLGEGVETAEGFHPLAGALPLRFAMKERRAALGYRELRAEEDCILCRRSERLRGHEFHYSEVFRIGRKPGVRYNVFGERGDAVESVLYKWTLAHYTHVHLGSNPGAARHFISFLKGAAWKA; encoded by the coding sequence CTCCTCATAGCGGGGACACACAGCGGGTGCGGAAAGAGCACCGTCACCCTGGGAGTGATGGCTGCCCTGCGGGCCGGGGGCCTCACGGTGCAGGGCTTCAAGGCCGGCCCGGACTTCATAGACCCCGGCCTGCACACCCTGGTGACGGGGCGGCCCTCCCGGAACCTGGACCTTTGGATGTGCGGCGAGAAGTACGTCCGCCGGACGCTTGGGAGGCACGCCGCCGGGGCGGACGCCGTGGTGGTGGAGGGGGTGATGGGCCTTTATGACGGCGAGGAGAGGAGCACGGCGGCCCTGGCCCGGGCCATCGGGACGGAGGTGGTCCTGGTGGTGGACGCCTACGGGATGGCCGAGAGCGCCGGCGCCCTCGTGCGGGGATTTCACGGCCACGGCCTGCCCCTCCGGGGAGTCATATTCAACCGGGTGGGCTCCCCCCGCCATGAGGAGAGGCTCAGGTCGTCCGTGAAGGAGGTGGAGGTACTGGGCTCCCTTCCCCGGGAGGCCCGGTTCGCCATACCCGAGAGGCACCTGGGCCTGGTGGTGGCCGAGGAGAGGCCCCTTGACGAAGCGGCCCTCTCCTCCCTGGCCGGGGCCGTCTCCGACAACATAGATATGGCGAGGCTCGGGGAGCTGGCCCGCCCCGCTCCCTTGGATTATCCCACCAACGACAGCCGAGGCCCGTCCGTCCGGTTGGCGGTGGCCCGCGACAGGGCCTTCTGCTTCTATTACGAGGACAACTTGGACCTTCTCAGGGAGGCGGGGGCTGAGGTGGTCTTTTTCAGCCCGCTTCGGGATGCAGAGCTCCCGCCCTCCGCCGATGCCCTCTACCTGGGGGGCGGCTATCCCGAGGTGCACGCCGGGGAGCTTTCGGCCAACGAGCCCATGCGCCGGGCCATCCGCCGATGGGTGGAGGCGGGCAACCCCCTGTATGCCGAGTGCGGCGGCCTCCTGTACCTGGGGGAGGGCGTCGAGACGGCGGAGGGTTTTCATCCCCTGGCCGGAGCGCTCCCCCTTCGCTTCGCCATGAAGGAGCGGCGGGCGGCCCTGGGCTATAGGGAGCTTCGGGCGGAGGAGGACTGCATCCTCTGCAGGAGGAGCGAGAGGCTCCGGGGGCATGAGTTTCACTACAGCGAGGTCTTCCGGATCGGCAGGAAGCCGGGGGTTCGGTACAACGTTTTCGGGGAGCGCGGGGACGCGGTTGAGTCGGTCCTTTACAAGTGGACCCTGGCCCATTACACCCACGTGCACCTGGGCTCCAACCCCGGGGCGGCCCGGCATTTCATCTCTTTCCTAAAGGGGGCGGCATGGAAGGCATAA
- a CDS encoding precorrin-8X methylmutase has translation MEGIILVGHGSPKKDANRMELVGRLLHSRLHPGCASSGCVRVAYLQYDSPGLMEAIESAAREGMRRLVIHPYFLSSGVHVTRDIPGIIEEARALYPDMSFLYTDPLGVAEELVHVVMGRIEAARGLPPGDIEPRSFQAIEREESLEALAPEVRPIVRRVIHATADFQFLSAMAFHPDAVRAGLSAIREGKNVLADVEMVRAGLDEKSLSRRGGRVLCRIREASRRDGQTRAEAAVEEALDESVGIVAVGNAPTALLRIIHLIRSGRARPDLVVGVPVGFVQAVEAKALLAAQDFPFITALGRKGGSPVAAAIVNALLRMVEGGDGKAD, from the coding sequence ATGGAAGGCATAATACTGGTGGGCCACGGAAGCCCGAAGAAGGACGCCAACAGGATGGAGCTGGTCGGCCGCCTGCTGCACAGCCGCCTGCATCCCGGCTGCGCCTCATCCGGATGCGTGCGGGTGGCCTACCTTCAGTACGACAGCCCCGGCCTCATGGAGGCCATCGAAAGCGCCGCCCGGGAGGGCATGAGACGGCTCGTCATCCATCCCTACTTCCTCTCAAGCGGGGTGCACGTCACTCGGGACATCCCCGGCATCATCGAGGAGGCCCGGGCGCTCTACCCCGACATGAGCTTCCTCTACACCGACCCGCTGGGCGTGGCCGAGGAGCTGGTGCACGTGGTGATGGGCCGTATAGAGGCCGCCAGGGGGCTTCCGCCCGGGGACATCGAGCCCCGGAGCTTCCAGGCCATCGAGCGCGAGGAGAGCCTGGAAGCACTGGCCCCGGAGGTGCGCCCCATCGTCCGGAGGGTCATCCATGCGACGGCGGACTTTCAGTTCCTCTCAGCCATGGCCTTTCACCCGGATGCCGTGCGGGCGGGGCTATCGGCCATCAGGGAGGGGAAGAACGTCCTTGCGGACGTGGAGATGGTGCGGGCGGGCCTCGATGAAAAGAGCCTTTCGCGCCGGGGCGGCAGGGTCCTCTGCCGGATAAGGGAGGCCTCTCGCCGCGACGGACAAACCCGGGCCGAGGCCGCCGTGGAAGAGGCCCTGGACGAGAGCGTGGGCATCGTGGCCGTAGGAAATGCTCCCACGGCCCTTCTGCGGATCATTCATCTCATCCGCTCGGGCCGGGCCCGGCCCGACCTGGTGGTGGGCGTGCCCGTGGGGTTCGTCCAGGCGGTGGAGGCGAAGGCCCTCCTGGCCGCCCAGGACTTTCCCTTCATCACCGCCCTGGGCAGGAAGGGCGGGAGCCCGGTGGCCGCGGCCATAGTGAACGCGCTTTTGAGGATGGTCGAAGGAGGTGACGGAAAAGCGGATTAG